A stretch of the Duncaniella dubosii genome encodes the following:
- a CDS encoding helix-turn-helix domain-containing protein yields the protein MEVRKICQWCGKPFIAQKTTTCYCSHQCSNLGYKKRIRERKRQLKRSQELLQPRQAAEGQDFFSFAQAAKLMGVTRQYIYKLVKESKLRASRISGKKSLIRRADIELMMKTKPYERIMPKEDFDITEYYTAEEIAEKYKVNAKWVWTYTRQHKVPKVRIRQFNYYSKKHIDAAFAKYEVDSDLTEWYTPEQIQEKYGMTRVAIRSQVYRNNIPSKKEHGQIFYSKLHFDLSKSSEQESKTEYYTVKEAMEKFKLSRDSVYGILQFHQINREKNGRFVRFLKVEFDRVMGVQK from the coding sequence ATGGAAGTAAGAAAGATTTGTCAATGGTGCGGAAAGCCATTCATAGCTCAAAAGACAACGACTTGTTATTGTAGCCACCAGTGTTCCAATCTTGGCTACAAGAAGCGCATCCGGGAACGTAAGCGACAATTGAAACGGTCGCAAGAATTATTGCAACCTCGACAAGCTGCCGAGGGACAGGATTTCTTCTCTTTTGCCCAAGCTGCAAAGTTGATGGGCGTAACCCGGCAATACATATATAAACTGGTAAAGGAATCCAAACTTCGGGCTTCACGCATCAGTGGCAAGAAGTCGCTCATCCGCCGTGCGGACATCGAACTGATGATGAAAACCAAACCTTATGAGCGCATCATGCCCAAAGAGGATTTCGACATCACCGAGTATTACACCGCCGAAGAGATTGCCGAGAAATATAAGGTCAACGCCAAATGGGTGTGGACTTATACACGGCAGCACAAAGTCCCGAAAGTGCGCATCCGCCAGTTCAACTATTATAGCAAGAAACATATCGATGCTGCCTTTGCCAAATACGAGGTGGATTCCGACCTGACCGAGTGGTACACGCCCGAACAGATTCAGGAGAAGTACGGAATGACACGTGTCGCCATCCGTTCACAGGTCTATCGCAACAACATACCATCCAAGAAGGAGCATGGACAGATATTCTACTCCAAACTCCACTTCGACCTCTCGAAAAGTTCCGAGCAGGAGAGCAAGACGGAATACTACACCGTCAAGGAGGCGATGGAGAAATTCAAACTCTCTCGCGATTCGGTTTACGGTATTCTGCAATTCCATCAGATCAACCGTGAGAAGAACGGACGCTTTGTCAGATTCCTGAAAGTGGAATTTGACCGAGTGATGGGTGTCCAAAAATGA
- the tnpB gene encoding IS66 family insertion sequence element accessory protein TnpB (TnpB, as the term is used for proteins encoded by IS66 family insertion elements, is considered an accessory protein, since TnpC, encoded by a neighboring gene, is a DDE family transposase.): MWSLEADMRLWVCRQPVSMRYGIRGLAQMVWSWKGHSPASGDVYVFFSKDRKTMKALKWDGDGFLMYTKRLSRGRFREVLKKGDDGVRRLQWDDFYMLMRGLTPVKVMVENRFRMAVK; the protein is encoded by the coding sequence ATGTGGAGTCTTGAGGCGGATATGCGGCTCTGGGTATGCCGGCAGCCGGTATCGATGCGCTACGGCATCCGGGGTCTGGCCCAGATGGTGTGGTCGTGGAAGGGGCATTCTCCGGCATCGGGCGATGTGTATGTGTTTTTCTCAAAGGACCGCAAGACCATGAAGGCGTTGAAATGGGATGGCGACGGATTTTTGATGTACACAAAAAGACTGTCGCGAGGCCGTTTCCGGGAGGTGCTCAAAAAGGGCGATGACGGCGTGCGCAGGCTCCAATGGGACGATTTCTATATGCTGATGAGGGGCCTCACGCCTGTGAAGGTGATGGTCGAAAATCGCTTCAGAATGGCCGTAAAATAA
- a CDS encoding tyrosine-type recombinase/integrase yields MNDCKTVTLRTRPLKNRMLSFYLDYYLGYRDKETMKVIRHESLGIYVYANPRNKRELNFNEVMTEKAEAIRCRRFESVVNERYDFFDKYKLKADFLEYYRKQLHKHDQKWEFVYLHFSNFVHGKCTFEEIDIDLCNKFREYLLTAKKLRRNSPITRNSASGYWSTFRGFLKILYRNGMIKTNVNDFLDKIETEDVVKEYLSVEELYKLAETPCKKPILKVASLFSCMTSLRISDILALCWEDIVDYSAGGKCVHIVTQKNKAEDIIPISEEALELIGYSSEKKGLVFKGLMRSWTQIPMKEWIRSAGITKNITFHSYRRTFATLQAAAGTDIRTIQSIMAHKSITTTQRYIKVVDANKREASKKITLTRKG; encoded by the coding sequence ATGAATGACTGTAAAACAGTAACATTAAGAACACGTCCTTTGAAGAACAGGATGCTGTCGTTCTATCTGGATTATTATCTGGGGTATCGAGACAAGGAAACGATGAAAGTTATCCGCCATGAGTCGCTTGGTATTTATGTCTATGCCAATCCGAGAAACAAGCGAGAGTTGAACTTCAACGAGGTAATGACCGAGAAAGCCGAAGCCATCCGTTGCCGCAGATTCGAGTCGGTTGTGAATGAACGGTATGATTTTTTCGACAAGTACAAACTCAAAGCCGATTTCTTGGAGTATTACCGCAAGCAGCTCCACAAACATGACCAGAAATGGGAGTTCGTCTATCTCCATTTCAGCAACTTCGTACATGGCAAGTGTACCTTTGAGGAGATTGACATCGACCTCTGCAACAAGTTCCGGGAGTATCTGCTCACTGCCAAGAAGCTGAGACGTAACAGTCCTATCACACGGAACTCGGCATCGGGGTATTGGTCTACTTTCAGGGGATTCCTGAAAATCCTCTACCGCAATGGGATGATAAAGACCAACGTCAATGATTTCTTGGATAAGATTGAAACGGAGGATGTGGTCAAGGAGTATCTGTCTGTAGAAGAACTGTATAAACTGGCTGAAACACCGTGCAAGAAACCTATATTGAAAGTAGCATCGCTATTTTCGTGCATGACCAGTTTACGAATCAGTGATATTCTCGCCTTATGTTGGGAAGACATCGTGGATTACTCTGCCGGAGGGAAATGCGTACACATCGTTACGCAGAAGAACAAGGCGGAAGACATCATCCCCATCAGCGAGGAAGCCTTGGAACTAATAGGCTACAGTTCCGAAAAGAAAGGTCTGGTATTCAAGGGGCTGATGCGCAGTTGGACGCAGATACCAATGAAAGAGTGGATTCGTTCTGCCGGAATTACCAAGAATATCACATTTCACTCATACCGGAGAACATTCGCCACGTTGCAAGCTGCCGCAGGAACAGATATCCGTACCATTCAGAGCATTATGGCACACAAGAGCATTACCACCACCCAGCGGTATATCAAAGTAGTGGATGCGAACAAACGGGAAGCCAGCAAGAAAATCACCCTGACACGGAAAGGCTGA
- a CDS encoding plasmid mobilization protein produces the protein MKEDIENTSDSSKETRNVFIGAKVTPTQKEYIKSLAAKCGMTVSDYLLSCAYNFKPKARLTKEEAALLQNLDDCRSDLVKYTSALHGMSTKQRVAMFNQIPFMVGWLKELGNVAESVCQFLNAIKEKNKIPSNPQSEEE, from the coding sequence ATGAAAGAAGATATTGAAAATACATCGGATTCCTCGAAAGAGACAAGAAATGTCTTCATCGGGGCGAAAGTTACTCCTACCCAGAAGGAGTATATAAAATCTCTGGCTGCAAAATGCGGTATGACTGTAAGCGATTACCTATTGTCGTGTGCGTATAACTTCAAACCCAAAGCAAGGCTCACGAAAGAAGAAGCTGCACTGTTGCAGAATCTGGACGATTGTCGGTCTGATCTCGTAAAATACACCTCCGCACTGCACGGAATGTCCACAAAGCAACGTGTGGCAATGTTCAATCAGATTCCGTTCATGGTCGGCTGGCTCAAGGAACTTGGCAATGTAGCCGAAAGTGTCTGCCAGTTCCTGAATGCTATAAAAGAGAAAAACAAGATTCCGTCTAACCCTCAATCTGAAGAAGAATGA
- the tnpC gene encoding IS66 family transposase — MKKNELIEFLQRQIEFLQGRLDEALASVSSLTLSNEKLQSTNEKLVATVDELRKQMASMEEAMKGKSAELSKEKAARQAVQRLQGSPSERQKKPVTTPATSETRQQKPEKKRTNNGAKRKTHPECEVETIIVEPDSPDFNPEAATFIGECDVVRYVMEPMRFKKIIYKVRKYVQDEKIYKGSAPATPLLNSQYTSSFIAGLAELRYLHCMPLENAVEYFRAHGFDLDKGTAQKLVSKVRVHLENLYKALGQAIVADNYICGDETYQKVRLQVATPSGRKIKKGYIWVFVGMTTGLVYFFYDDGSRSAEVFEQHIKGFNGAFQCDYYSGYRHIGIGGMSGIKRLPCLQHIKRKFLDLKDNPKAQEIAKLFGLLYHFEHQHRIGKDGWTAGKHLEWRQRYSKVMLEKIRMRLTAVKDRIGVPPDDPLLAATEHALKQWDEIPRIFASPTYRLDNNEVERINRYISLTRRRLTIGSHSGAEAAALYHSLAITCHRCGVNVFDYFCDIIDRCAAWPPNTPIEKYRDLLPDRWKLSQK; from the coding sequence ATGAAAAAGAACGAGTTGATAGAGTTTCTGCAACGTCAGATCGAGTTCCTTCAAGGGCGGCTCGACGAGGCGTTGGCCTCTGTCAGCTCGCTTACTTTATCCAATGAAAAGCTGCAGTCGACCAACGAGAAGCTTGTGGCGACTGTAGATGAACTGCGCAAGCAAATGGCCTCAATGGAGGAGGCTATGAAAGGCAAAAGTGCGGAACTGAGCAAAGAGAAAGCCGCGCGTCAGGCAGTGCAGCGTCTGCAGGGCTCGCCGTCGGAGCGTCAGAAGAAACCGGTGACGACTCCTGCCACATCCGAAACTCGACAGCAGAAGCCAGAGAAGAAACGTACCAACAACGGCGCCAAAAGGAAGACGCATCCGGAGTGTGAGGTGGAGACCATTATAGTGGAGCCTGACAGTCCGGACTTCAATCCCGAGGCGGCGACGTTTATCGGCGAGTGCGATGTCGTGCGCTACGTCATGGAGCCGATGCGCTTCAAAAAAATTATCTACAAGGTCAGAAAATACGTGCAGGACGAGAAAATATACAAAGGTTCCGCACCCGCCACACCGCTGCTTAACTCGCAGTATACATCTTCCTTCATAGCCGGACTCGCCGAGCTACGCTATCTCCACTGCATGCCACTTGAAAATGCTGTCGAATACTTCCGTGCCCACGGCTTCGACCTTGACAAAGGCACCGCACAGAAGCTCGTAAGTAAGGTAAGGGTACATCTGGAAAATCTATACAAGGCGCTGGGTCAGGCAATAGTCGCGGACAATTATATCTGCGGTGACGAGACCTATCAGAAAGTGCGGCTGCAGGTGGCAACTCCTTCGGGAAGAAAGATCAAGAAAGGCTACATATGGGTGTTCGTCGGCATGACAACCGGGCTTGTGTACTTCTTCTATGACGACGGCTCCCGCTCGGCCGAAGTCTTCGAGCAACACATAAAAGGCTTCAACGGAGCCTTCCAGTGCGACTATTACTCGGGATACCGGCATATCGGAATCGGTGGGATGAGCGGGATAAAACGCTTGCCATGCCTGCAGCACATCAAGCGAAAGTTTCTCGATCTGAAAGACAATCCAAAGGCGCAGGAAATAGCAAAGCTCTTCGGACTCCTTTACCACTTCGAGCATCAGCACCGCATAGGCAAAGACGGATGGACGGCGGGAAAGCACCTTGAGTGGAGACAACGATACTCCAAGGTGATGCTCGAGAAAATCCGCATGAGACTGACAGCAGTCAAAGACCGCATCGGCGTGCCACCCGACGACCCGCTGCTCGCCGCCACCGAACATGCACTCAAACAATGGGACGAGATACCACGCATCTTTGCCTCACCCACCTACAGACTCGACAACAACGAAGTCGAGCGAATCAACCGCTACATATCCCTGACCCGTCGCCGACTTACAATCGGCTCCCACTCCGGAGCCGAAGCCGCCGCCCTGTACCACTCTCTTGCGATCACCTGCCACCGCTGCGGAGTCAACGTCTTCGACTACTTCTGCGACATAATCGACCGATGTGCCGCATGGCCGCCAAACACCCCGATCGAAAAATACCGCGACCTGCTTCCCGACCGCTGGAAACTCTCACAAAAATAG
- a CDS encoding helix-turn-helix domain-containing protein: MKQEELTFNDLPAVVGELCNRIASMENLLTERLSKQHEVKENTHVPMTVQEACAYLKMPLSTFYYKVKKDDIPVIKQGKHLYIYRDELDKWLESSRKNPAPQSFEEENEAMLASHRRKPNAKN; the protein is encoded by the coding sequence ATGAAACAAGAAGAACTGACATTCAATGACCTGCCGGCAGTGGTAGGCGAATTGTGCAACCGGATTGCAAGTATGGAAAATCTGCTGACGGAAAGACTTTCCAAGCAGCACGAAGTCAAAGAGAACACGCACGTACCCATGACCGTGCAGGAGGCTTGCGCCTATCTCAAAATGCCGTTATCGACCTTCTATTACAAAGTCAAAAAGGACGATATTCCGGTTATCAAACAAGGGAAGCATCTCTACATCTATCGGGACGAATTAGACAAATGGCTGGAATCCTCCCGAAAGAATCCGGCTCCGCAAAGTTTCGAGGAAGAGAATGAGGCTATGCTCGCTTCCCATCGCCGTAAACCGAACGCTAAAAACTAG